Proteins from one Cryptomeria japonica chromosome 4, Sugi_1.0, whole genome shotgun sequence genomic window:
- the LOC131043491 gene encoding FT-interacting protein 7, protein MGKVRKLVVEIVAAHNLMPKDGQGSSSAFVEVDYDNQRSRTRTAEKTLNPIWNNERLVFDVPDPMNLHHQILQINVWHEKNPPPGRKFLGKVKIHGSTIVKQVIDDVLKFNLEKRSIFSLIKGDIELKIYTFDEEDKKKSGGGGGEKIQQIEWKEKEVKQEKQETKEEDKPEKPEKQDKPEKQEKAEKQEATEKQEKPEKQEVAEKQEAADKQDATEKQEKAEKQAATEKQEKPEKQDATEKQEATEKQEKAEKQEATEKQEKAEKQDATEKQEATEKPVLEVKDEPKLQIHKQQISQPGISVVAEKRSDPKIVIMHDVHSHPSDYELKETSPHLGDARDKDGRWVGSDRTSNTYDLVEQMQYLYVRVEKSRGLSAMDITGTCDPYVEVRLGNYKGTTKHFEKNTNPEWKQVFAFAKDRIQSTSVEIVVRDKRIGKDESIGHVTVDLNDVPTRVPPDSPLAPQWYKLEDKKGDPRHRGELMLAVWMGTQADEAFSEAWHSDAATVHSDGVANLKSKVYMSPKLWYVRVNVVEAQDLLASDKGRSLDVCVKVQLGNQLLKTKTVQSRTTSPMWNEDLIFVAAEPFEEHLILSVEDRIGAGKDEVIGRAIIPLHTFEKRVDYRIVQSRWFTLERHNIIEGEQKKKENRFSSRIHLRVCLEGGYHVLDESTHYSSDLRPTAKQLWKPAIGILEVGILNAKKLLPMKTKDGRGTTDAYCVAKYGQKWVRTRTQIDNFSPKWNEQYTWQVYDPCTVLTVGVFDNCHLQAGAKATDSKIGKIRIRLSTLEVDRIYTTSYPLLVLHSSGVKKMGELELAVRFSCSSLANMMHLYAYPLLPKMHYLYPFSVTQLENLRYQAMNIVEMRLSRAEPPLTKEVVEYMIDGDSHMWSMRRSKANFFRIMSVLSPLIAVGKWFNDICQWKNPVTTVLVHLLFFILICYPELILPTVFLYMFLIGIWHFRFRPRLPAHMDTRLSHAEAVHPDELDEEFDTFPSTRNPDSVRMRYDRLRSVAGRIQTVVGDIATQGERFQSLLSWRDPRATTMFIIFCLFAAIVLYSTPFRVVALLAGLHMLRHPRFRHKIPSVPINFFRRLPARTDSML, encoded by the coding sequence ATGGGTAAAGTAAGGAAACTGGTTGTTGAGATAGTTGCTGCTCACAACTTGATGCCCAAGGATGGTCAGGGTTCTTCGAGTGCCTTTGTAGAAGTAGACTATGATAATCAAAGGAGTCGAACTCGTACCGCGGAGAAAACTCTTAATCCTATTTGGAATAATGAGAGATTGGTGTTTGATGTGCCCGATCCAATGAATTTgcaccatcagattcttcaaatAAATGTGTGGCACGAGAAGAATCCTCCTCCAGGTAGAAAATTTCTGGGTAAGGTGAAAATTCATGGTAGCACTATTGTCAAGCAAGTTATAGACGACGTACTAAAATTTAACTTGGAGAAGAGGAGTATTTTTTCTCTTATCAAGGGagatattgaattgaaaatttatACTTTTGATGAGGAAGACAAAAAGAAgagtggtggaggaggaggagaaaaAATTCAGCAAATTGAGTGGAAGGAAAAGGAGGTGAAGCAAGAGAAGCAGGAGACAAAAGAGGAGGATAAGCCGGAGAAGCCGGAGAAGCAGGATAAGCCGGAGAAGCAGGAGAAAGCAGAGAAGCAGGAAGCAACAGAGAAGCAGGAAAAACCAGAGAAGCAAGAGGTAGCAGAGAAGCAGGAGGCAGCAGACAAGCAGGACGCAACAGAGAAGCAGGAGAAAGCAGAGAAGCAGGCGGCAACAGAGAAACAGGAGAAACCAGAGAAGCAGGACGCAACAGAGAAGCAGGAGGCAACAGAGAAGCAGGAGAAAGCAGAGAAGCAGGAGGCAACAGAGAAGCAGGAGAAAGCAGAGAAGCAGGACGCAACAGAGAAGCAGGAGGCAACAGAGAAACCCGTGTTGGAGGTGAAGGATGAACCTAAGCTGCAAATACACAAACAGCAGATATCACAACCTGGGATATCAGTTGTTGCAGAGAAGAGATCTGACCCAAAGATAGTGATAATGCACGATGTTCACTCACACCCTTCAGATTATGAATTGAAGGAGACCTCTCCACATCTGGGAGATGCAAGAGACAAGGATGGCAGATGGGTTGGCAGCGACAGGACCTCCAACACCTATGATCTGGTGGAACAGATGCAGTATCTCTATGTTAGAGTGGAGAAGTCCAGAGGTCTCTCGGCTATGGATATCACCGGGACTTGTGACCCCTATGTGGAGGTCAGGCTTGGGAACTACAAAGGCACCACCAAGCATTTTGAGAAGAATACAAATCCAGAGTGGAAACAGGTTTTTGCCTTCGCCAAGGACAGGATACAATCTACTAGTGTTGAGATAGTGGTGAGGGACAAACGAATTGGCAAGGATGAATCTATTGGGCATGTTACTGTGGACCTCAATGACGTTCCCACAAGAGTGCCTCCAGATAGTCCCCTGGCACCTCAGTGGTATAAGCTGGAGGACAAAAAAGGAGATCCTAGGCATAGAGGTGAGCTCATGTTGGCTGTATGGATGGGTACACAggctgatgaagccttttcagaaGCATGGCATTCTGATGCTGCCACAGTTCACAGTGATGGAGTGGCAAATCTTAAATCCAAAGTATATATGTCTCCAAAACTGTGGTATGTAAGGGTTAATGTCGTTGAAGCTCAGGATTTGCTGGCTAGTGACAAAGGGCGTTCCCTTGATGTCTGTGTTAAGGTGCAGCTTGGAAATCAATTGTTGAAGACAAAAACAGTTCAATCTCGAACCACAAGTCCCATGTGGAATGAAGATTTAATTTTTGTTGCAGCAGAACCCTTCGAAGAACATTTAATCCTGTCAGTGGAGGACCGGATAGGTGCAGGCAAGGATGAAGTGATAGGGAGGGcaataattcctttgcatacattTGAAAAGCGTGTGGACTATAGAATTGTGCAATCCAGGTGGTTCACTCTGGAAAGACACAATATTATAGAAGGAGAGCAGAAGAAGAAGGAAAACAGATTTTCAAGTAGAATCCATTTGAGGGTCTGTCTCGAGGGTGGTTATCATGTCCTTGATGAATCTACACACTATAGCAGTGACCTCAGGCCTACTGCAAAGCAGCTATGGAAGCCAGCTATTGGCATCTTAGAGGTGGGTATACTGAATGCAAAAAAACTACTTCCGATGAAGACAAAAGATGGACGTGGAACTACTGACGCCTACTGTGTTGCCAAATATGGTCAGAAGTGGGTCAGAACAAGGACACAGATTGATAACTTCAGTCCAAAGTGGAATGAGCAGTACACTTGGCAAGTTTATGATCCATGCACTGTTCTAACTGTGGGGGTTTTTGATAACTGCCATCTTCAAGCAGGGGCTAAAGCTACGGATTCAAAGATTGGAAAAATAAGGATTCGTCTTTCCACTCTTGAGGTGGACAGAATTTATACTACCTCTTATCCTCTACTGGTACTGCACTCCTCTGGAGTTAAAAAGATGGGAGAGCTTGAGTTGGCTGTCCGATTCAGCTGTTCATCTTTGGCTAACATGATGCACCTCTACGCCTACCCTTTGCTTCCAAAGATGCACTACTTATACCCTTTTTCTGTAACTCAGCTTGAAAACCTAAGATACCAAGCCATGAACATTGTGGAGATGAGGCTGAGCAGGGCAGAACCACCTCTAACGAAGGAAGTTGTAGAATACATGATAGATGGGGATTCACACATGTGGAGCATGCGTCGGAGTAAAGCCAACTTTTTCCGCATAATGTCTGTACTCTCTCCACTGATAGCAGTGGGCAAATGGTTCAATGATATATGTCAGTGGAAGAACCCTGTCACCACCGTTTTGGTGCATCTGTTGTTCTTCATTTTGATCTGTTATCCAGAGCTGATACTACCCACAGTTTTCTTGTATATGTTCTTGATTGGCATATGGCATTTCCGCTTCCGGCCCCGACTTCCAGCCCATATGGACACTCGCCTCTCTCATGCTGAAGCAGTGCATCCTGATGAGCTTGATGAAGAATTTGACACATTCCCTTCTACAAGAAACCCTGATTCTGTTAGGATGAGATATGACAGGTTAAGAAGTGTTGCAGGCAGGATACAAACTGTAGTTGGAGACATAGCTACTCAAGGAGAGAGATTTCAATCTCTCCTAAGTTGGAGAGACCCGCGCGCCACTACCATGTTCATCATTTTTTGCCTATTTGCTGCAATTGTTTTGTACAGCACTCCTTTCAGAGTGGTAGCACTGCTTGCAGGTCTGCATATGTTGCGCCACCCAAGATTTAGGCACAAGATTCCTTCTGTTCCCATCAATTTTTTCAGAAGATTGCCAGCACGAACTGATAGTATGTTGTGA